A window of Halobaculum roseum genomic DNA:
CATCCCCGGGGCGCGAGCCGTGCGGACGTGGCGGCTGGCCCAACACCTGATGAAGCTCGGCGATCGGGTGCCGGTCGGGCCAGGGACGCCACGATGCACTGTCGCGGCGTCGGCGCTGTACGCGGCGGATCGGCTGCTGTCGCGCAAGCACCTCACCCAAGAGCAGGTCGCCGTGGCGGCGAGCACGATCGTACCGACGTCCCGGAATCGGATCGCGCGGTACAGTCGGGAGCTCGTCGACGCCTACGAAGCCGAACACGGCACCGACGACCCGGGTGTCGGCCTCGAAGAGGAACGGGACACCCTGCGCTGAGCGGGGCGCTACCCCCGTTTTTAGTGGCGACCACCGCCCGTGGACGCCCCTCCACCCCACCCACCGCTCCGTGCTCGCTCCCTGCGGTCGCTGCGCGCGCAGCCACAACCTCGCTAACACCTGGATGGAGTCTCATCAACGGGGATAGGGACGGTGTGTGGTTTGTCGCATCCAAGAGGGGCGGAGTGAGAGACTAATGAACGCTGTTCCATCGTACACCGTCGATAGAGAGACCGCAGCGACGCTCCGAGAATGGTTGTTCGAGAACGCTGTCGAGAAACACGGGGAGTCCGAGATCTCCGAGCCACTCGCTGAACTGGCGGCCGCCATCGATGGCGTGCTCTACAAGCAGGCAGAGGCCGTCGAACTCGGTGTATGGGCACAGACGGATCCTCTGGGTCAGCGAGACACATCACACGTCGACGGGAGCTCAGTCGATGAGCCCCGATCAGATGACGCACGCGACCCAGCCGAGCCTGCTACTTTCGATGTGGGAATCAGCAAGCCAGATCGCATCTATGACACGCTTCCCTATTCGGCCTGGCAGCTCGATCACGAGCAATCCATGACGAACCAGGAGCGATCCCCGACAGCAGCGTCTCACGGTAGGGCGACACCGACAGCGACCTCCCACACACGACGGCAACAGCACCGTCCATCAGTCCGGTATCGCACCGCGTACGAGTGTTCCGTGTGCGGGAGCGTTCGTGAGTTAGAAACCTCGCTTCGAGTCTGTGCGTTCGTCGATGAGTGTCCCAGCTGCGGAGCAGTCGCTCGCTTTACTGCGGGTGGGATTCCCACACCGTTCAGGAAGAGCTGAAGACGCCTATTACAGTCTATTACAGTCTCTTTCAGTCAGTTCCCTTGACTGTCGGAGATAGCTACGGGAACACCTGATAGAAGCCGGTCAAGCCGGTTTGACGGATTCGATCACAGGTATCGATGAACGTCGCCCCCTGATCGTCCTCTCTGTGTTGCTCGATGAAATCCGGATAGCCGAGCAACTGGAGGTACGCATTAGCAAACTGGATGAGCGTCTTCACTGCGGCCTTCATGAAGTGGTATGGTTCGATGTAGCCCGCATCAGCCCAGTCTGCCTGATACAATCCCCACTCAGTGAGCGGATCATAGGGTAAGGGATCGTCATCTATCTCGCGGTAGTACCGCTCGAAGGCATCTCGATCTGCCTCATTGAACCGGTCAAGCGGAATGACTCCCGCTGTCCAATCCTGATCAGCATCCTCGAGGAGACTGTCCTGATATCCTCCGCGATGGACTACGAGCGGTCGGAGAACATAGACCAGATTGATGTACGCCATGTGGTCCGCGATGTGATCACGAAGATCGGTGTTTGCCTCCCGTACTTCATTCAGAAAGTCCCGTCCCCGGTTGTTCGAGAGCGAAATGAACTCTTTGCGAATGTCGTCGATAGCATACTTCTCCGCGGTCTTGAGGGCTAGTGTATCGAAAACGCCGGTGATCAGGGAGATCGCATTGTCGAAATGGTACTGGACGTTGAGCTGCGTCCGGTTATCTGGCTCCTGGAAATACTGATACCCGATCTCATCGACGGCGATAAGCAAGTTCTGAAATCGGATGCTAAATCCCCGTAGATAGTCGTCAGCCGCGTCGGCCTCCACGTGATACCGCGGAACCAACGCCCGGAAGAGATGCCAGTACCAGCCGAACATTCCGACGGTGAGGTTCGGACTAGCGTAGAACTGCTCCCGATACCGGATATAGAGCCCGAGATACTCGACTGCCTCGCCGAGGCTCATGATATTCAACTGCCCACCGGGGAAGTGCGCTTCGAACCACCGTCGGTTGGTGAGGAGGACCGTTCGGTTCGTGATGAACAGGTGTCCCTCATCACGATGGTTGAGCGCGGCGTGGACGAACACCTGCCGGACTGTCGCCAGCTCTCGTTCGGTGACGTCCTCTACTTCGGTCGCATACGCGTCGATGTCATCGGAGAAGACTCGTGCTGTAGTCCGCCGAATCGCCCGTTCCTGATATCCGAACAGATACGAGAATGACGTGGTTGTTTGCTGCCCATCATCATCGCTCCGGACAACTCGAGCCCCGTTCTCTGCCGTCTCAATTGTATACGGTGGGATACACTCAAGCTCCTCATGCCGTGGCGTGTCTGGCGACCGAATGAATTCGAACTCGCGGTTCGCTGCATAGTCGAGTACCCGCTGGGCGGCATCGTTACCATCGGCGAGCTGCTCGTTCAGTGACGCGGTATCCACCAGTACGCGCAGCGGGTCCTCACCGTCACGTGAATCATGGTCTCGACGGATGATATCGCGTGGGTTCATACCTGTGTCTCGTAGTGCCGGCAAGTCAACGCTGTGGGCACGTCAACAAGCCCCTCCACCTTGTTTTTGAATACGATCGGGATTTTGTATCGAATGACTAATTCGAACTCGATCCAATGTCACATCAATAGCTGGACCAGCCAGAAGACGGGGTTGGAAGATACTGCCGACAGAATCTGCCACATCCGATTTGTTCATCCACAGTCTCCACGGTTCTTAACCAACACATATCTATTTGATGATTTTGTGTTGGTTAAGGAAGCTAAGAAGGATGAGGCAAGGCTAAAGCAGGTCTGAGACTATATTCTATGTAAGAAACGCAGGTATGGGTATCATAGAACAATCGCAAAATATACGCCAGGGTCTCTCGACTCGAGAAAGTCGACTCCTTGCACAACTCGCTGGCGCGGGGCACCAGATCATCTCCGTCGACGACATCGAGACGACCCTGGAGGTCCCCCCAAACACCGCCCGCGAGATCGCCTCCCGGCTCACCGAGAAGGGCTGGCTCGACCGGCTCTTCCCGGGCACGTATCTCATCATTCCACTCACTGCCGGCGAGGAGGCCGTGTACACCACCCACGAGTACCTCATCGCCGCCCACGTCGCCGAGCCGATGTACATCGGCTACTACAGCGCCCTCAGCCACCACGGGCTGACCGAACAGGTTCCCCGGACGGTGTACGTCGTCACGCCGACCCGAGCGCAAAGCAGGGAGATCCACGGCGTCCCGTACCGTGTCACGACAGTCACCGAGCAGAAATTCTTCGGCTTTGAGCCGACATCCATCGAGGGTACGACCGTTCAGGTCAGCGACCTGGAGAAGACACTGGTCGACTGTGCGGACCACCCCGAGTTCTGTGGTGGTCTTCGGAAACTTGCGACCGCGATGCGCACCGCCGACGAACGGGGTTGCAACTGGGACACCGTCGGCGAGTACCTCGAACGCCTCGACAACGGCGCTGCGACCAAGCGGATCGTCTATCTCGCCGACCAGCTCGGCATCGACCTCCCCGCCCGCGAGGAACTCGTTGCGTCGTTCACAAGTGGCTACTCGCTGCTGGACCCGACGCGGCCCGACACCGGATCGACCAACAGTACGTATCGCCTCCGAATCAACGTCGAGTCAGCCATGCTGGAGCCCACGGAGTCCTGACCTAGGTACGAAGTCGGCGTATTCTCTGCAGCGTCGAGAACGGTGCTGTTCAACTGAAGCGGTAGCGCGGAGTCCCCTTCCTCAAGGAGCGACCGAAGGGTGCGAGTAGTGAGGGGAGGAGCGCGTTTGTATAGGCCACAGAAACTAATATATAAGTAGCCAAGAGACTACATTGAATCTGTGGCAGACGACTACGTGCGCCGGACAGCAATCACCCGACTCTCGGTAGATGGTAGGCAACGCGAGTTGCTTGAGGAGACCATCTCTGAGTGGAAGCGTGGTTGCCAGCTCGCCACCGACATGGCGTGGGGCAAGTGCAACGCCAAGAGCGACGTACAGCCCCTCGCCTACGACGACGTGCGTGAGCAAACCGGCCTCGGGAGTCAGCATGCGATTCTCGCCACCCACCAAGCCGCACAAGCCATCACTGGCTGTATCGAACGCCGGTCCAACGGCAAGAAGGTCAGCAAGCCGACGTTCACCGCACCCACGGTGAAGTACGACACCCGGACGATGACGCTGTTCGATGACGACACGGTTTCTCTCTCCACGACAGAGAGTCGCGTCCGGTGTTCGCTCGCACTTCCCGATGCCGACGATGGCTACCAACGGCAGTACCTCAACTCTGACGAATGGAGCGTTACAGAAAGTACGCTCACCGCCCGCAACGGCGATTACTTCTTGCACATCGGCTTCCGCCGACACAAGACCGACACCGAACGGAATACCGCCGAGGACGGAACGGTCCTCGGGGTTGACCTCGGTATCAAAAATCTCGCCGTCACCAGCACTGCCTGCTTCTTTAGCGGGCGAGAGTTAACCCATGACCTCCGCGAGTTCGAGAAGGTACGCGCCGGCCTCCAACAGACCGGAACGCGAAGCGCCCACCGGACGCTTGAACAGTCGAGTGGCCGGGAACTTCGCTACGTCCGCGACGTACTTCACCGAGCGTCGAACGCTATCGTAGACGAAGCACTCCGATACGAGTGCGACGTGATCGCGTTCGAGGACCTAACCCACATCCGCGACCGCACGGGTGCGTCGTGGGGCCACAAGTGGGCGTTCCAAACGCTCTACGAGCAAGTAGAGTACAAAGCCGAAGCGAACGGTATCTTGGTGCAGCAGGTGGGTTCGGCGTACACGTCGAAACGGTGCGCCGAGTGTGGCTTCACAGCCGACGAGAATCGCCCGAATCGAACCGATTTCTGCTGTCAGAAGTGCGAGTCGGAAGCGAACGCAGACTACAACGCGGCGAAGAACATCGGTATGCGGTACGTCCGCCGAGGCCAACAGTCGTCCCGGCGGACGGGCAACAGTCAGCTTGCCCTAAAGTCTGGAACGGTGACGCCAAGTGGCGGATTTACCGCCCACCCGGACGGGTTCGAGGTCGAGGACACGGACAAGCCCCACCCTCAACGAGCAAAGTCGTCAGACTGAGCGAAGTAGGGTGGGGTAGTTGACCGACGAACTATGGGTTTGTGCCACCATCGACGGCGTCGAGATCGGGCTCGTCGAACTCGAGGGCTTCCGCGACGGCATCCGGAAGCTCCGGGCGAGGGGCCGATTCGTGGCGCTCGATTTTCTCGGTCTTGCGCGTGTTTTCGTAGAGGGCACGTGCGACCGGAAGCCCACGGAGATACTTGTAGTCGTGGAGGACCTCGACCCCCCGCTCTGTGAATCCGTAGAACTGGGCGGGGAGATCACGTTTCCCCTCGCTTGGTTCGTACGTGTAGCGTGCGAGGAGCCCGGCGTCGATCAACGTCTCCAACTGGTCTTTGATGGCCGCCTGGCTCTTCCCGGTCATATACTCGAGTTCGGCGAGCGACATTAGATGGGCGGGATGGCCCAGCAGCTCCTGGATGATGAGATGGCGCGTATCCTGGGACAGCAGCTTGAACAGCCGCTGTTGTTCCGCGAACGGCCCCGCATCGGCCGCGCCAGTGTCGGTTTCGCTCATACGTGACGATACGAGGAGGGGCGCTATAACAGTTAGGGTCATCCAAGTTGGTTAAATCAGAAAAAATCAAAGTGATTCAGAAAGGATAAGGTGTTGTGGTTTGAATCGGCAGCTAATGACCGACCCAAGCCCGCCGCCGGACGCTGGGGAGATTATGGCCGTTGTTCACGAGGCCGTGGGGGGCATCGAACTTGAGCCTGCAGAGAAACGGGAAATATGGCGGTTCACCCAGCGTGAATTGCCGTATCTTTGGAGTCAGCGGACATCGTATTTCATCCTGGGAAGCTATCGCGACCCCTATATCCGTCGGCTTCGCGCCGTCCAGAACGAACTGACAAAGCAGCTCGGTGCGTATCCGTTCATCATGGGCGATCTCCTCGAGCTTCCGACTGACCGGCTCAATACGTTCGATATCATGCTTTCGCTGCTCGCGACGTACAGCGACTACATCGTCGGTGTCTTCGAGAAGGAGAGTGGTGGGGAGGCGCCTGAATTGGGCGAGATCGATGACCCACCGTATTTCGACAAGTCGTACGTGTTCCCGCGTGATTACGCGTGGGTGACTGACGAGAACCTTGACTCGACACAGCACGTCATTCAGGCTGCTCTCGAGATAGTGTTCGCAGACGATTTGTCGGAGGAGGAAGTCCAATCAAAAGTCGAGTCGCTCATAGAGCGCGCACAGGAGAAGGGTCTTGACATCGACGAACAGGAGGTTTGGGATGTGATCGACGACCGGACAAATGAGGACGAAGAGCCGGCAACGTACAGTTGGGTTCATCTCAACAAGTTCCGCAAATTCGAACTCCACGAACGGTGCTTCCCGTGGACGACAGAGGACGAACTTCGAACTGAGGTTGACGAACTCCCATCCCCGACACCACGTCCGGAGTGGGAAGAGCGTGAGGGCCAGTGAATTATCCTGTCCTACTCGCTTGGCGGCACACTCATCATAGTGAGTCGGCTCGGTAGTTTACTCTCGGGTAAACTACTTTACTACGCCCGGTCGAATACATCGTCATGGAGGTTGGTTCGGGTGTCGGCGACGACACGACACCACGGGAAGTCATCCACTTCATTACACAGCAGACACGATTTTCGCTTATCAGCGATATTCTCGCTCACCCCCAACAGCTCCCATCAATGTATGAACTCGAGGAGCTCAACCCCAGCGTGAGTGATGCCACCGTCTACAAGTACATCCAGAAGCTGATCGACGCCGGCATCGTCACGGAGGTCGCCCTGGACGACGACCAGCGCCGGCAGGGGTATCCCTGGAAGTTCTACGGCCTCACCGAGGAGGGTCGGGAGTTCTTGGAGACGCACAATCTGCTTGCCGCGGAGGAGACACTTCAGCAGATCTACGACACCATCGCCGATAAGCCCGAGAAGATGGTCAAGTACGAGAACGCGCCCCGTCCAGATTAGGAGTGGTTGTCAGAGAATAGGGAGCGATAGTCTGCCGTTATTCCCGGAGGTTAGCCTGACTGACCGACTTCACGGACGTAGCCGCTCCGCTCAAGATCAAATTCTTCGGCTACGAGTCGAGGCTCATCGAGGACACCGCCGTGAGCGTCGCAGATGTGTAAAAGACGACCGTTGACTGTACCGACCATCCCGAACTCTGTGGTGGCATCCAAGAATTCGTACAGGCGATAGTCGTCGCGGAGGATCGAGACTATTCGTGGGCGACGGTCGTTGAGTGCCTCCAGCGACCCGACAACGGCGCTGCGACCAAACGAATCGTCACTCGCCGACCAGCTCGGCTTCGACCTCCCGGCGCGTGAGACGTTCCTCAAGTCATTCACGAGCGAGTGTCCGCTCCTCGACCCAATGCGATCCGAACAGGGAAGCTACGACAGTGAGTATCATCTCCGAATCAACGTCGACTGGGAGAGACTCGATTCGATGGAATCCCGATGCCAGGTCGGTCCGAAAGGTAGCGTGAATTAAGATGCTCCCCCAAGTACAGCGAATCAGGTAGATGGGTCACGTCTATTATCACCATCCGGGCGACAATCAGTTCTCTCTTGATTTTGTCCACGAGGCTCCATCAGAGATCGTTGCCAGGATTGTCGAGTACGACGACGACGTGGCGGTGAAGGTTCGCAAGTACGATTTTGACAGCGAGTTTTTCAGTATCTATACCTCCCGCGTCGGTGGTGGGGACGTCGGCGATCTCGAATTCGATCTTGGCGAAGCACTCTCTGAGATGGGTGCTGATAACGGTACCATCGTTGCCCGGCTCCTTGAGATCTATCAAGTGCTCATAGCCCAGAATGAGGAAGAAGAAGGAGTTCCCGTTGAAGCGTACAAGAGCATCGACATCGATGCACTCCCAGATGCGCTCAACCGGGTGTCGTGGGAGGGCAGCGCGACTGATGTTGCAGGCCGTCTCGCCTCAAATCTCATTCTCAAACACGCGCTTCCGAATGCGAACCATCGGACTGCTGTTGCCCTGGTTCAGTTCTACCTTCGTCGGATTGCTCCCGATTTCTCGATGCCAGAGACATCCGTGGAAATCGACTCAGAGACATACGACTGGCGGGAGTGGGTAAACGAGTATATTAACGAGTCAAAGCGTCTCTTGACGGTTCGTCGGAAGAATGTGCTACTCAAACATCTCTCTGACTTCGGAGCGACAACGCTTGAACGGAAACACGAGGTCCAGATCGACCTGACGGCATACGAGCTGGATATGTATCCCGCAGAAGCGAAAACAGTCTACGCAACAGCGCACGAGGAGCTCTGGATCGAATTCGTCGAAGAGGCGGTTGAGCGCACCGACAACCCCGAGCTAATGGAAACCCCTGGGCTATCCAAGGCGGAGTTCGCAGAGAAAATTCGGACTCTCGAGTAAGCGGCGTGCGCTAGTCTTGGAGCGTCGCGACCGTGCGGCCGGTTTCTTCGGCCTCTTCGCTCCGCGACATCCCGTATGTTGCGAGAGCTTCCTCAACCGCGTCGTCCAGACTCATTGGTCAGGCAAATCTTGGCTCTGCCGACGGATAAAGTCTCGCACGATTTGCGTTTATCATTGCATCGGCCAACTCGCCAACCGTGCAGGACCGATCCCGCAAACAGTAGATAACCCGTAGCACCGTCCACTCTCATAGATTCCCATCTCTCCGATGTATTCATAATCATATCGGGTAGAGTGGAATACAGACTCTTGGCGCACAGATCGAGTCGTCAAATAGTGAGACAGTTGTGCAACCGTATTTTGGAGAGGCAATTCGATCTGCGAGTCCGAACTACTCGGGAGGCGACGTGAACAGGCGCCGATACTCGTCAAGCCACTCGATCTCGTGGTATGCCACGTCGTTCTGAATGTCGTATTCAAGCGGGAGTGGATCCGAACGGTGGGCTGTAAACGTGAGGTTGATCTCGATACAGGGCCCGTGCTCGGAGACGCACTCGAAGCCATCGTCAACGGGGTATACAACGCTAAACCAGCGAATCTGGAACCCAAAGTGGTCACACACATCTCTGACGACTGCAGCATCGCAATAGGGCGTGTGGACCCACAGTTCCCCGCCAGCGTACGCCTGATCTTTGACACACCAGACTGCATCGAGGGAGCGGAGAAACTCCGCAGCGCGATTGTAGTGCACTTCAGTCAGGCGGTCCCACCAGTG
This region includes:
- a CDS encoding type IV toxin-antitoxin system AbiEi family antitoxin domain-containing protein, which encodes MGIIEQSQNIRQGLSTRESRLLAQLAGAGHQIISVDDIETTLEVPPNTAREIASRLTEKGWLDRLFPGTYLIIPLTAGEEAVYTTHEYLIAAHVAEPMYIGYYSALSHHGLTEQVPRTVYVVTPTRAQSREIHGVPYRVTTVTEQKFFGFEPTSIEGTTVQVSDLEKTLVDCADHPEFCGGLRKLATAMRTADERGCNWDTVGEYLERLDNGAATKRIVYLADQLGIDLPAREELVASFTSGYSLLDPTRPDTGSTNSTYRLRINVESAMLEPTES
- a CDS encoding MarR family transcriptional regulator; protein product: MEVGSGVGDDTTPREVIHFITQQTRFSLISDILAHPQQLPSMYELEELNPSVSDATVYKYIQKLIDAGIVTEVALDDDQRRQGYPWKFYGLTEEGREFLETHNLLAAEETLQQIYDTIADKPEKMVKYENAPRPD
- a CDS encoding ArsR family transcriptional regulator; amino-acid sequence: MSETDTGAADAGPFAEQQRLFKLLSQDTRHLIIQELLGHPAHLMSLAELEYMTGKSQAAIKDQLETLIDAGLLARYTYEPSEGKRDLPAQFYGFTERGVEVLHDYKYLRGLPVARALYENTRKTEKIERHESAPRPELPDAVAEALEFDEPDLDAVDGGTNP
- a CDS encoding RNA-guided endonuclease InsQ/TnpB family protein; protein product: MADDYVRRTAITRLSVDGRQRELLEETISEWKRGCQLATDMAWGKCNAKSDVQPLAYDDVREQTGLGSQHAILATHQAAQAITGCIERRSNGKKVSKPTFTAPTVKYDTRTMTLFDDDTVSLSTTESRVRCSLALPDADDGYQRQYLNSDEWSVTESTLTARNGDYFLHIGFRRHKTDTERNTAEDGTVLGVDLGIKNLAVTSTACFFSGRELTHDLREFEKVRAGLQQTGTRSAHRTLEQSSGRELRYVRDVLHRASNAIVDEALRYECDVIAFEDLTHIRDRTGASWGHKWAFQTLYEQVEYKAEANGILVQQVGSAYTSKRCAECGFTADENRPNRTDFCCQKCESEANADYNAAKNIGMRYVRRGQQSSRRTGNSQLALKSGTVTPSGGFTAHPDGFEVEDTDKPHPQRAKSSD